CCACGTCTATCGGCCGACCAGCACCTCGGCGATCTGCACCGCGTTCAGCGCCGCGCCCTTGCGCAGGTTGTCGCCGCTGACGAACAGCGCCAGCCCGTGCTCCACTGTCGGGTCGGACCGCACGCGGCCGACGAACACCGGATCCTGGCCCGCCGCCGCCAGCGGGTTGGGCGCCTCGGTCAGCACCACGCCCGGCGCCTGGCCCAGCAGCTCCAGCGCCTGGGCCACCGAGATCGGCCGCTCGAACGCGGCGTTGATCGACAGCGAGTGGCCCGTGAACACCGGCACCCGCACGCAGGTGCCCGACACCGGCAGGTCGGGGATTTCCAGGATCTTGCGGCTCTCGTCGCGCAGCTTGGCCTCCTCCTCGGTATAGCCGTCCACGCCCAGCTTGTAGTTCAGCGGCACTACGTTGAAGGCGATCGGCGCGACCCACTTGCGGGGCGCCGGGAAGGTCACGGCCTGGCCGTCGCGGGCCAGGCCGGCGGCGTCCTGGGCGACGGCGCGGACCTGCTCGTCCAGCTCCTCGATCCCGGCCACCCCACCGCCCGACACCGCCTGGTAGGTGCTGACCACCAGGCGCTTGAGACCGGCGGCTTCGTGCAGGGGCTTGAGGGCCGGCATGGCCGCCATGGTCGTGCAGTTGGGATTGGCGACGATGCCCTTGGGGATCGAGGCCAGGGCGTGGGGGTTCACCTCGGCCACCACCAGCGGCACGTCCGGGTCATCGCGCCAAGCCGAGGAGTTGTCGATGACGATCGCGCCGGCCGCCGCGACCTTGGGCGCGAGGGCCCGCGCGGTGTCGCCGCCGGCCGAGAAGAACACGATGTCCAGGCCGGCATAATCGGCGGTGGCGGCGTCCTCGACCACGATCTCCTGGTCGCCCCAGGCCAGCCTGGTCCCGGCCGAGCGCGCCGAGGCGAACAGGCGCAGCGAGGCCAGCGGGAAGTTCCGCTCGGCCAGCAGCGCGCGCATCATCTCACCGACCAGACCGGTCGCGCCGACGACGCCCACATGAGGCGGATTGGAAGTGGAAAAGGCCGAAGTCATGATCTTGCGTCTCCTGAAGATGCGGAGGCGCGGGGATGTCTGCCGGTGTGGACAGGCCCCGCGCATCGGCGGGGCTGCTGTCCGGGGTGTCGCGCTCTAGACCTCGCGCATACCCGCACACGCCCCGCACGAGCGGGTCGTTTTGCGAATAATAATGGCTTTGGTCATCGCGACGGACATGGCGCAGCTCTCTAGGGACCAAAGCGGCGGATGTAAACCGCCGGCGATCTTCGCCGCCCCGCTCGACCGTTCGGGGAGCTCCAGATTTAACTATCTTTTTGCGATAGTTACAGGGTAAAATCAACCTGGAGAAATCGGGGGCTCAGCCATGTCACAGTACTCGCCAAACCGCGTGACGGCTGAACTGGCTTTCAACGGTCCGGTCCAAAAGGGCGCCAAGGGCTTTCAGGCCAAGCGCGTCCAGGAGTGGCTCTCCCTTCATCGCTTCGGGCTGGAGATCGACGAGGATTTCGGTCCCGCCACCCTGCTCCAGGTCAAGGCCTTCCAGACCAAGTTCGGCCTCCAGCCGACCGGCGTGGTGGATCTCGCCACGCATCAAGCCCTGACCGGCCCGCTGGACCATGCGATCCAGCTGCTCCCGCCCAACGGAGGCTCACTGACGCAGCTGATCGTCGCCCACGCGGCGCAACACGTGGCGCAGTCGCCGGGCGAGGCCGGGGGCGACAATCGGGGTCCGTGGGTTCGCGCCTATATGGGCTGGGAGGGCAAGCCCGCCCTGTGGTGCGCGGGCTTCGCCTGTTTCGCCCTCGAACAGGCGGCCACGGCCCTGGGCGTCCAACAGCCGATCGCGTCGTCGCAAGGTTGCGACGCGCTGGCCGACCGGGCCAAGCACATCGGGAAATTCGTCAGCGGCGCGGACGTCGCCAGCGGCGCGTTCAAGAAGTCCGCCATCGTGCCGGGCAGCTTCTTTCTCATCCGGGCCACGCCCACCGACTGGACGCATGTCGGCGTGGTGAACGTGGCCGGCGACGACTCCTTCTCCACCTACGAGGGCAACACCCGCGGCAACAATGGGCCAACCAACGGCTCGGTCGCCGTGGCGGGCGCCAGAGGTTACGACCACAAGGACTTCATAGTCTGGTAGAGCGCGCCTACGGGACCGGGATCGGCGACATCGCCGCCACATTCGTACCGCCCACCGGGATCATGAAGCCCGGCTTCGGCCGCGAGACCGGCGCCGCCGCCGGCAGGGCCGGAGCGCTGGCCCCGCCGGCCGCGTCGTTGACGCACTGGGCGGTGTCGATCAGGGCGTGCTGGCCCAGGCAGAAGACGTCCTCGTAGTGCGGACCGGCCACGGCCAGGCACTGGTAGAGATTCAGCTTGGCCATCTTCATGCAGTAGCCGCTCTTCTTCTCGTGCATGACGACATCCAGCTTGGCCACGTCCTCGTCGCCGGCCGCGCCCAGCACGGCCAGGGCCGCCAGGGCCGCGGCGCGCACGGTCACCGGAGTGAAGGCCGCCCCGCCCTCGCCGCCCCCGCCGAAACCAGAGGCGCCGCCCGTCTCGCGCGGCGCGGTCGCCGCCTGGATCAGTCGGCCGGCGTCGTCCTCGCCGGGCGTGAAGAAGACCGCCGACATCGCCTTGACCTTGGCCAGGCGGCCGGCGTTGTCGGCGATCGGGCCCTTGGACCAGTCCTGGCGCTGGACGTCGTAGGCCGCCTGCTTGACCGCCTTGCCCGTCACGCCCAGCGGCGCGCCGCGCCCCCGCAGGGCCGCCTGGGCCCGACTGGCGGCGGCCCCGACGCCGTCGATCTCGATGACGCTCTCGGGATTCGCCTCCAGGCGCGCGATCAGTGTCTCGGGCGGCATTTCCCGCGCGGCCTGGCGGACGCCGGCGATGAAGGCCTCCTCCTGCAGCGCCGCGATCGCGCCATAGGCGATCATGCCGGCGTCCAGCTGCTCCGGCTGATACGCCGCCCCCTTGGCCAGGGCCTCGGCGACGGTGTCGCCGTTGCTGAACCCCGCCGAAATCGTCCCGGCCCCGCGCGTGTAGGTTTCGAAGGCGCTGGCCGCGGCCACCACGTCGCGGGCCAGGCTGACCCCGGGCGCGCTGCGCTCCTGGCGGGCGACGGCAAAACCGGAAACGGCGACGACGGCGATCAGCGCGCTCGTCGCCCAAAGAACAGGATACTTCATGATGATGGCCCCAGACCGAACTTGAGGCCTATTGGGCGATCGTCGCGGTTGATCACGCCCTAATCTTCATGCTCACCAGGACGTTAAGGTCCGAGTATTCGACGGTTTTAAGCGCGCGTTTTGTCGCACCAAAGTTCTACATATCAGCCATATGTCGACTTCAGATCATTATTTAGTGAAATGTCGGATAGTAGACACTTAAATAGATGTCCACTCACAGCACCCCAAAATCGCGAAACCTTGGCCCTCGCCGCGCCATGACGACGTCCGAAAACCGCGAGACGACGCCCCGTCCGGGGCTATGATCGGGCGCATGGACCTCGATCCCGACGTTTGCTACCGCGCCATCCAGACCCGAGACGCCCGTTTCGACGGGCGGCTGTTCGTGGCCGTGAAGACGAAGGGTATCTACTGCCGGCCGGTCTGCCCGGCCCGCACGCCGCTGCGCCAGAACGTCACCTTCCACGCCACCGCCGCCTCGGCCCAGGAGGCCGGCTATCGCGCCTGCCTGCGCTGCCGGCCCGAAACCTCGCCGCAGTTGGGGGCCTGGAACGGGGCGTCCAACACCGTCTCGCGCGCCCTGGCGCTGATCGAGGCGGGCGCCCTTGATGACGGAGACGTGGAGACCCTGGCCGAACGGGTCGGCGTCGGCGGGCGGCAGCTGCGGCGGCTGTTCCTGCAACACCTGGGCGCGACGCCGGTCGGGGTGGCCCAGACCCGGCGGGTGCTGTTGGCCAAGCAGCTGATCCACGAGACCGATCTGCCGATGGGCGAGGTGGCCCTGGCCGCCGGCTTCGGCAGCGTGCGGCGCTTCAACGAGACCTTCCAGCAGCTCTACGACCGGCCGCCCGCCGCCCTGCGCCGCAGGAAGGCCATTGCCTCTTCCCATGGGGCCGCGCCGGCCGGCGAGGCCATCGCCCTGACCCTGCGCTACCGCCCGCCCTATGACTGGGACGGCATGCTGGCCTTCCTGGCGATGCGGGCGATCCCCGGCGTCGAGGCGGTGGACAACGACGTCTACCGCCGGGTCATCGCCCTGGACGGCGCGGCCGGGACCATCGCCGTGACGCCGATCGGCGGCGACCGGCTGAGCGTGGCGGTGCGGTTCCCCAAGCCCTCGGCCCTGCCCCGCATCCTGGCCCGGGTGCGGGGGGTGTTCGACCTGTCGGCCGACCCGGTCGGCATCGGCGAGGTGCTGTCGGGCGATCCGGACCTGGCGCGGATGGTGGCCCTGCGCCCCGGCCTACGGGTGCCCGGCGCCTGGGACGGGTTCGAGCTGGCGGTGCGGGCGATCCTGGGCCAGCAGATCACCGTCGTCCAGGCCCGCAAGCTGGCTGGCGACCTGACCGCCGCATACGGCGAGCCGCTGCCGGAGCCCTTCGCCGAGCCGGGCCTGACCCACGCCTTTCCAACCGCCCAGCGCCTGGCCGCCGCCGATCTTTCCGGCCTGAAGATGCCCGGCGCCCGCATCCGCTGCCTGTCGGGCATGGCCGCCGCCCTCGCCGCCGATCCGAACCTGTTGGCCCCGAACGCCAGCCTGACGGAAATGGTCGCCCGCCTGCGCGCCCTGCCCGGCATCGGCGAATGGACGGCCCAGTACATCGCCATGCGCCAGCTGCGTGAGCCCGACGCCTTCCCGGCCGCCGACGTCGCCCTGATGCGCGCCCTGGCCGACGCCGACGGTGTTCGTCCGACAACGGATCAACTGCTGGCGAGAGCCGAGGCCTGGCGGCCGTGGCGAGCGTATGCGGCCCTGCACCTATGGGCTTCGCTGGCCGACGAGGGCGCGCCGCCGGTGCGGAAGGTGAAGCGTGCGGCCTGAGGTTCTGACGCTCGACACCCTGAACACGCCCATCGGCGAGATCGACGTGGTCACCGACGTCCAGGGTCGGCTGCGGGTGCTGGAGTTCCACGACCAGCCCCAGCGCCTGGCCCGGGCTCTGCATCTGCACCATCGCGGCCAGACCGTGGAAGCCAGTCCCGCGCCGACGGCGGTGCGCGACGGGCTGGCCGCCTATTTCGCCGGGGAACTCGCGGCGTTGAAGGCCGTGCCCTGGACGATCGGCGGTACAGCCTTCCAGCACCAGATGTGGAACGCCCTCGTCGAGATCCCGCTGGGCCAGGCCACGACCTACGCCCGCCTGGCCGAGCGGCTAGGCCGCCCCTCGGCGGTGCGCGCCGTCGGCGCGGCCAACGGCGCCAACCCAATCGCCATCGTCGTACCCTGCCACCGGGTGATCGGCGCCGACGGCGCGCTGACCGGCTATGGCGGCGGGATCGAGCGCAAGCGCTGGCTGCTGGCTCACGAGAGCCGTCAGGTCCGCCAATAGCCGTTGGCGGCCGCCACGGTCTGGAAGTTGATCGCCACCACCTGGGACGAGGCGATCAGCGCGTCGGCGTCCTTTTCGTAGACCTCGCGCAGGCGCAGGCGGATCTGCTCGTCGGGCTGGGTCTTCTTGACCGCCACCCGCGACAGCTTGATGGCCAGGTCGAAACCCAGTTCCGGTGTTTCGGTCAGCAGTGACGGCAACCAGGTTTCCACGGCGAGCTCCCTTTGTGATTGCGCCGACGCTAGGCCTAACCAGGCCGCGTGAAGCGAACGAAAGCATCGCCCTTTGCCGATTCCGGACCCATTCGACGCGCGTTGCCTCGCTTGGCCCAGGCCGTAAGATGGCCAGGCCTCGTGGAACCCCAGCGTCATGCAGCTTTCCCTCCCGACCTCCACCTCCGTGCGCTGGCTAAGCTGGCTGCGGCGGCGGATCCGGTCCAGCGAGCTGTGGCTGATCGCGGTGGCCACCCTGATCGGAGCGGGGGCCGGGGCCCTGGCGGTGCTGCAGGCCAAGCTGGCCCACGGCCTGCAGGTGCTGCTGTTCGCCATCGACATGGACGAGCGGCTCAGCGCCCAGAGCGTCATCGCTCCGTGGCGGACCCTGGCCATCCCGCTGGGCGGCCTGGTGCTGGGCCTCGCCACCTGGGCCTGGCTGAAATACCGCCCCAAGCCCGCTGTCGACCCGGTCGAGGCCAACGCCCTGCACGGCGGCCACCTGTCGATCCGCGACAGCGCCTTCATCTGTAGCCAGACCATGCTGTCGAACGGCGTCGGGGCGTCGGTCGGGCTGGAGGCCGCCTACGCCCAGGCCGGGGCGGCCATCGCCTCGTTCGCCGGCCAGAGGCTGAACCTGCGCCGAGCCGACATGCGCACCCTGGTGGGCGCCGGGGCCGGAGCGGCCATCGCCGCGGCCTTCGGCGCGCCGCTGACGGGGGCCTTCTACGCGTTCGAGATCGTCATCGGCGCCTACACCGTCGCCAACCTGGCCCCCGTGGCCGCCGCCGCCCTGGCCGCGGTGCTGGTGGCCGGGCGGATGGGCGGCCTGCCCTATCTGCTGAAGACCTCGACCCCGGCCGTGCAGTCGTGGTTCGACTACGGCCTCTACGCCCTGCTGGGCGTGATCTGCGCCTTCGCCGGTATCGCCCTGATGCGGCTGGTGGCCACGGCCGACCGTTGGGTGGGCAAGTCGAAACTGCCCAAGACCCTGCGTCCGATGGTGGGGGGCGCGGCCCTGGCGGTCATGGCCATGATCACGCCCCAGACCCTGTCGGCCGGCCACGGCGCGCTGCACGTCAACCTGACGGCGGACCTGGGCCTGAAGATGCTGGTGATCCTGCTGGCCATGAAGGCCCTGGCCAGCGTGGTGTCGCTGAGCTTCGGCTTCCGGGGCGGCCTGTTCTTCGCCTCGCTGTTCCTGGGCGTGCTGGTCGGCCAGATCTTCGCGGCCCTGACCGTGTTCGTGCCCTGGTTGCCGTCGCTGGACCCGACGGTGGCGGCCCTGGTCGGACTGGGGGCGTTCGGGGTGGCGGTCGTCGGCGGCCCCTTCACCATGTCCTTCCTGGTGCTGGAGGCGACCGGCGACTTCACCGTGGCCGCCGCCGCCCTGGTGGCCTCGCTGATCGCCAGCGCCCTGGTGCGCGAGACCTTCGGCTATTCGTTCTCGACCTGGCGGCTGCACCTGCGCGGCGAGACCATCCGCAGCGCCCACGACGTATCCTGGATGCGCCCCCTGACCGCCGGGCGGATGATGCGCAAGGACGTCAAGACCGTGCAGGGCGAGGCCACCCTGGCCGAGTTCCGTCGCCGCTACCCGCTGGGCTCGACCAAGCGGGTGGTGATCCTGGACGCCGCCGGCCGCTACGCCGGCATCGTCCGCACGGCCCTGGCCTACGCCCATCCCGACGACAGCGAGATGACCGTGGCGACCCTGGCCCTCTACGCCGACACCGCCCTGCTGCCCGACCAGTCGATCAAGGACGTCATGCGCGCCTTCGACCACACCCAGGCGGACGAGCTGGCCGTGGTCGACGCCAACCACGCGGTGATCGGGATCTTGTCCGAGGCCTACGCGACGCGGCGGTATGCGGAGGAGCTGGACAAGGCGCGGCGGGAGCTGACGGGGGAAGTCACCTAGGTTTAGAGCCGCTCATCCCGGCGAATGCCGGGACCCAGATGGAATAACGCTGGGCCTGACGCCAGACGCGCAGAGCCCTTCCAATCAGCCACTCAGCTATAGGATCTGGGTCCCGGCATTCGCCGGGATGAGCGGGTTTTCAGTGGATAGGCCGCAGATAGATCGGGTTGCCGATCAGCAGCAGTCGCCCTTGGGCGTCACGCAGGTTCAACCGCACCCATGACGCCTTGCCGCCCATCTTCACCGTGAACCCGCCGGTCGGCCCGACAGCCACCGCCAACTTCACGCCATCCCGGATCACCTCCAGCCCCGACAGGTCACCGCCGGCCAGCGAGGCCGTGAAGGCCACCGCCTCGCCGGGACGCGCGGTCAGGACGCCGCCCATGACCGCCTGGCCGGACTTTGACTTGGCGCTCAGGTCCAGCAGCCGATCCTTGGTCCCGTCCAGGTCGATGAACACCCGGCCCGCGCGAACGCCCGCCAGAATCCCCGCCGTCGACAGTTCCTCGGCGTGGACCACCGTGGTCGGGCGGCCGATGGCGCCGGGGGTTTCGGGGGGCAGGCCGGCGTCGTGGTTGTCGCTGCCGCCGACGGCGGTGATGCGGTGGCCGGCGTTCAGTTGAGCCTCCCAGAAGGGCACGCCGAACAGAGGTCCCTCGGCCCGGCCGCCCTGGGCGCGCTGCGAGCCGCCGTTGGCGACCTCGATCGACTGCACCTGGTCATAGTCCGTGTTCGGAACGGTCCAGCCACAGCCCATGCACTGCTCGCCCGAGGGAGAGCTGGGATGGTTGATCGAAAACACCCCGCCGGCCGCCGCCACCGCATCCTGCAGAGCCTTGATCGTCGGCACGGCCGGGTCGCCCAGGCGGAAGTCGATGAAGGCCGTGGGTCCGAAGACGTTGGCGTGGCCCTGGAAGGTGGTGACCTCCCGGCCGGGGATCAGCAGCAGCTGGTCGAAGGCCGGCTGCAGCTCGGCCATGGCCTCGTAGTGGCTGGTGGTGTTGTGGTCGGTGATGGCGATGAAATCCAGGCCCCGGGCCTGGGCCGCCTGCGCCGTGCGATAGACCGGGCACGGGGCGCGGGCGCCGGACTGGGCCAGGCAGGAACCGTCGCTATGGGCGGTGTGCATGTGCAGGTCGCCGCGATACCAGCCGGGCGCGGCCTTCAGCGGCGCGGGCGCGAAGCTCGTCACGCCGGGCCGACGCTCGAAGGTGATCCTGGCCTCGTAGGCCGCCGACGAGCCCGGCCGCGCGTTGGGCACACCCAGCAGCAGGGTCCAGCGGCCGGCCGGCAACGGGCCGGGCAAATAGCTGGGCGTGGCCTCCTCGGCCGAGATCGTGAAGCGCTTCTTGTTGCCGCCGCTCCAGCCGCGGAACCGCACGGGGTCCAGCAGGCCCAGGTCGACGACGGTCTTCTGGTCGCGGGCGTAGTCGACCTCGACGGTCAGGCGGGTGACGCCGTCGGGCACGTCGAAGGTCACCGGCTTGTAGGTCTGGTGGTCGGCGCCCAGCACCTGGCCGGTCAGGACGAGGTCGGGCTTACCCGCTTCAGCGGCCCCGGCGGGCGTGGCCAAAAGGAGGAAGATCAGCGCCAGCCAACGGACCATGCTCGGCTCCTAAAAAGGCGGGCGGCCGGTTGCAGCCGGCCGCCCAGTCGAGGGGATGTCAGGGAAGAAGACTAGAACCGGTACATCAGCGCCGCGCGGAACGAGCGGCCGAACTCCGGACGGCCGACGCCGTACAGCGCCCCGGCCTCGCCGCTGATGATCTGGCCGGCGCGGGGATTGCCTTCGGTCAGGCCCAGCTCGTTGAACAGGTTGTTGCCGTAGCCATAGACCGTCAGGGCGTCGGTGATGTTGTAGCGGATCGTGGCGCCCACCAAGGTGTAGGCCGGCAGTTTCGAGGTGTTGGCGGCGTCCGAATAGCGGTCGTCGTAGCGCTCGACGGTCGTCTCCAGGCGCAGCCTGCTGTCCAGCAGGTTCACGCCCGGCGTCAGGCGGAACGAGGTCTTGGGCACGCGGATCAGCTGGTTGCCGGTGAAGTCGCGGGTGCGGCTGGCCGTGCCGGCCGGCGGCTTGACCTGGCAGGTCGGATCCGAGGCGGCGACCGTGCAGGCCTCTTCGAACTTATAGTCGCCGAACTCGGGGTTCTGGATCGTGGCGCTGAAGCGCAGGTCGAACCACGAGACCGGTCGCACCACGCCTTCCAGCTCCAGGCCCAGGGTCTTGGTGTCGGTCATGCTGGTCTGGTTGACGTAGGCGCCGGTGGTCGGATTGAACACCAGGCTGCCGAAGCCGAGGTTGTCATAGGTGGTCTGGAAGGCCGTGGCGTAGAGCTCGACCTTCGGGGTCACCCATTTGAAGCCCAGCTCCGACAGGTCCATGGTCTGGACCATGCCCGTCGAATTGGTGGCGTTGGTGATGTAGTCGCCCAGCGAGGGCAGGCGGAAGGCCGAGGTGTAGCGGCCGAACATGCCCATCTCGCCGGTGAACTTGTAGTCGACGCCGATCGTCCAGCCGGCGTGCTGGAACTTGCGGTCCAGGCGGTCATAGACGCCCGTGCCCGCCAGCACGGTGTCGTCGGCCGCCGTCGGCGATTGGCCAAGGTTGATGGTCGCCGAGCGCTCGCTGCGGCCCTCGAACTCGATCTTCTCCCAGCGCACGCCGGCGTCGACGCGCAGTTTCGGCGTGATGCTCCACTCGTCGGTCAGGTAGAGGGCCACGGTGTTGGACTTGCCGTCGCCGTTGGCGAACTCGGCGCCGTAGCGGCTGATGCCGTTCTCGGTCAGGCTGGACAGCACCTTGCCGGTCGCGTCGACGGCCACCAGGTCCAGGCGGCGAGCGTTGCTCCGCACGTCCAGCAGGGCGTTGGCCGAGTAGCGGTTGAAAGCCTCTTCGACGTGGGCGTTGTAGACGCCGAACGCCACGTCGTGGGTCTGGCCGGCCACCTCGAACTTGTGCAGGAAGCGGGCGTCGTTGATCAGCTCGTCCAGCGGCACCGAGACGTAGCGGAGCGAGCCGTCGATCACCAGGCCGTTGCCGTTCTGGCCGGCGCCGGCGGTGTTGAACACCTCGCCGCTGGTCGTGTAGCGCAGCTGCACGTCGGTGGCGCCCGGCGTGGCGGCCAGCAGGGCGGCGCGGTACTGCTTGATGCGATCCGAACCCAGCACCGGAGTGTTGGGGAACAGGCCGATGCGCTTGGATTCCGAGGTGCGGTAGCGCAGCGTGTCCTGGAAGTTCCAGCCGTCGAACGGCTCGTACTTGAACACCGCCGTGGCCTGGGTCAGCTCGACCTCGGTGCCGCGCGTCAGGTCCCAGTCGAACGGACCGGTCGGGCCGCGCAGGGTCAGGTGGGCGGTCTCCGGGCCGGCCAGGGTGCCGGTCAGCGGGTCGAAGCCGGGGGCGGCGCTGGGGTCGCCGGCGGCGTTGAACTTCAGCGGCACGCCCGCGAACAGGATGACGTTGTCGTCCAGGTGCTTGAGGTTGAACTCGATGCTGCCGCGCTCGAACTCGCGGCCGGCCTCGACGCGCCACTGATAGCCCTTGTTGGCGTCGAAGCCCGGGTCGCGGATGCCGTCTTCCTCGCGCCAGAAGCCGCCGACCGAGGCGTGCCAGCCGCCGCCGACCGGGCCGCCGTAGAACAGGTCGACGCGCTTGGTGCCGTAGTCGCTGACCTGGACCTTGGCGATGCCTTCGGGCGTGTCGCCGCCCTTGCGGGTGATGAAGTTGACCGTGCCGCCGGGGGCGTAGGAGGCGAAGATCGACGAGGGACCGCCGCGCACCACCTCGATGCGGTCGATGGTCTCGTCCAGGCGGAACGACTGGTCGGCGTTCAGATAGCCCAGGCCGCCGTCGTGCTGGATCGGCGCGCCGTCTTCCTGCAAGGCGATGGCCGAGAAGCCTTCCTGCGGGATGCCGCGGGCGCGGATGTTGGCGCTGGCCTCGCCGCCCGAGGCCTCGACCCAGAAGCCGGGCACGGCCTTCAGCGCGTCGGCCACGCCCATCGGCGAGCGCAGGCGCAGCGACTCGGCGCTCATGGTGGTGACGGCGTAGCTGGTCTCCAGCCGCGTGCGGGCGTCCGAGCCGGCGCGCGAGGTGACGATGATCTCGCCGACCATGTCAGCCGGCGCGTTTGCCAAAGGGGCCGAACCCTTTTCGCGCAGGGTGATGACCTGGGCGTTGGCCGAGGCGATCTCCAGCTCGCCGCCCTCGATCAGCCGGCGCAGGGCCTCCTCGCGGCCATAGGCGCCTTTCAGCCCCGCCGTGCGGTGGCGGGCGGCAACGTCGTAGGGGAACATCAGCTGCACGCCGGCCTGGCGCGAGAAGGCGTTCAGGGCGCTGGCGGTGTCGCCGGCCGGGATGTCGAAGGTCACGCGCGCGGCGGCTTGCGCCTGGGCCGCCGCCGGGACGACGGAAACCAGGGCCGTGGTGGCCAGCAAGGCGCAGGCGCCGATGCGCAGGCCCAAGGTCTTGATCATAGGAATGCCCCCATCTCGTTGATCGCCGTGATCGGCGTCTCGAACGGCAAGACGGGGGAGCGGGGCAAAACCCCTATCGAGATTTAAGAAGAATTCGCGACGGTCCGTCCTCGATGATCCGTACACCGAAGGTCGTGCGCAGGGCGTCCAGGAAGCTGTCGGGATCGCCGGTCAGAAAGCGGCCGCCCAGGCGCAAGCTCCCGGCCTTGTCGTCGCCGATCACCAGCTTGCGGGTCAGGTAACGGTTGTATTCCTCGACAGCGGCCGACAAGGCCTGGCCCTCGAAGACGATCTCGCCGCGCCGCCACGCCTGGACCGCCTGGACGTCGGCCTCGGGCGTGGCGACCACGTCGATGTGGTGAGGCGTGACCTCCAAGGCCTGGCGGGCGTCGGCCGGGCCAGTCACCTGGGCCTGGGCCACGCCCGAGGCGGTCTCCACCGCCGCCCGGCCGGCCAACACGATCAGATCGAGGCCCGCCGGCCGCAGGCGGGCGTTGAACTGGCCAGCGGCCAAGCGGGCCAAGCCTTGCGAAGTGAACAGCTCGAACGGCCGCAGGCTGTCGTGGACAACCATCAGCGCCGCCTCGCCGCGCGACAGCCACAGCCGCCGGCGCTTGCGGTCGAACCGCCAGAAGACCTCGGTGTCGGTGTTGAGCTCGACCGAGCTGCCGTCGGGCAAGGCCAGGGTCCGGCGCTCGCCCACCCCGGTGACCACGCGGTCGCGCAGGAGGACGTCGCGGCCCAGCCAGGCGCCGCCGACAACGCTGGCCGCCAGGGCCGCGCCGCCGCTGGCCAGCCAGGCGCGGCGGCTGGGCTTGGGAACGGCGATGTCGTCGGCGCCGCGCAGGGCGTCCAGCCGGGTCCAGGCGCTGGCCACCTCGGCGAAGGCGGCGGCGCGGCGCGGATCGGCCTCGCGCCAGGCGTCCAGATCCTGTTCGGAAGCGCGGCCCGCGTCGAGCCGCGCCAGCCACAGCGAAGCCTCGGCGATCAATGCGTCTCTGTCTTGATCGCCCGGCTTGGCCATGAACTCGATCGTTTCTCGATACTGCGGCCATCGCCCGCGGCCAGGGCCTTGGTCAAGAGCTTCAGGCCCTTGGCCAGGTGTTTCTCAACTGTAGAGACGGACAAGTTCAACCTGACCGCTATCTGTCCAGGCGACAGGCCGTGCATTTTTCGCAAGGTCAGCACTTTTCGGCACTGGACGGGCAGGCGCTCCAGGGCCGCCAGCACCAGGTCCAGCTCCTGGCGGGCGCTGGTCACGGCATAGGCGTCCGGCGCGGGGTCGGGCAGAGCGTCCATCTCCAGCACCCCGATCTGACGGATGGCCACCACCTTGGCGCGGCGGAAACGTTCGAAGGCCAGGTTGCGGATGATGGTCATCA
The window above is part of the Caulobacter soli genome. Proteins encoded here:
- a CDS encoding aspartate-semialdehyde dehydrogenase, with translation MTSAFSTSNPPHVGVVGATGLVGEMMRALLAERNFPLASLRLFASARSAGTRLAWGDQEIVVEDAATADYAGLDIVFFSAGGDTARALAPKVAAAGAIVIDNSSAWRDDPDVPLVVAEVNPHALASIPKGIVANPNCTTMAAMPALKPLHEAAGLKRLVVSTYQAVSGGGVAGIEELDEQVRAVAQDAAGLARDGQAVTFPAPRKWVAPIAFNVVPLNYKLGVDGYTEEEAKLRDESRKILEIPDLPVSGTCVRVPVFTGHSLSINAAFERPISVAQALELLGQAPGVVLTEAPNPLAAAGQDPVFVGRVRSDPTVEHGLALFVSGDNLRKGAALNAVQIAEVLVGR
- a CDS encoding peptidoglycan-binding domain-containing protein, whose product is MSQYSPNRVTAELAFNGPVQKGAKGFQAKRVQEWLSLHRFGLEIDEDFGPATLLQVKAFQTKFGLQPTGVVDLATHQALTGPLDHAIQLLPPNGGSLTQLIVAHAAQHVAQSPGEAGGDNRGPWVRAYMGWEGKPALWCAGFACFALEQAATALGVQQPIASSQGCDALADRAKHIGKFVSGADVASGAFKKSAIVPGSFFLIRATPTDWTHVGVVNVAGDDSFSTYEGNTRGNNGPTNGSVAVAGARGYDHKDFIVW
- a CDS encoding DNA-3-methyladenine glycosylase 2 — encoded protein: MDLDPDVCYRAIQTRDARFDGRLFVAVKTKGIYCRPVCPARTPLRQNVTFHATAASAQEAGYRACLRCRPETSPQLGAWNGASNTVSRALALIEAGALDDGDVETLAERVGVGGRQLRRLFLQHLGATPVGVAQTRRVLLAKQLIHETDLPMGEVALAAGFGSVRRFNETFQQLYDRPPAALRRRKAIASSHGAAPAGEAIALTLRYRPPYDWDGMLAFLAMRAIPGVEAVDNDVYRRVIALDGAAGTIAVTPIGGDRLSVAVRFPKPSALPRILARVRGVFDLSADPVGIGEVLSGDPDLARMVALRPGLRVPGAWDGFELAVRAILGQQITVVQARKLAGDLTAAYGEPLPEPFAEPGLTHAFPTAQRLAAADLSGLKMPGARIRCLSGMAAALAADPNLLAPNASLTEMVARLRALPGIGEWTAQYIAMRQLREPDAFPAADVALMRALADADGVRPTTDQLLARAEAWRPWRAYAALHLWASLADEGAPPVRKVKRAA
- a CDS encoding methylated-DNA--[protein]-cysteine S-methyltransferase — encoded protein: MRPEVLTLDTLNTPIGEIDVVTDVQGRLRVLEFHDQPQRLARALHLHHRGQTVEASPAPTAVRDGLAAYFAGELAALKAVPWTIGGTAFQHQMWNALVEIPLGQATTYARLAERLGRPSAVRAVGAANGANPIAIVVPCHRVIGADGALTGYGGGIERKRWLLAHESRQVRQ
- a CDS encoding hexameric tyrosine-coordinated heme protein; this encodes METWLPSLLTETPELGFDLAIKLSRVAVKKTQPDEQIRLRLREVYEKDADALIASSQVVAINFQTVAAANGYWRT
- a CDS encoding chloride channel protein gives rise to the protein MQLSLPTSTSVRWLSWLRRRIRSSELWLIAVATLIGAGAGALAVLQAKLAHGLQVLLFAIDMDERLSAQSVIAPWRTLAIPLGGLVLGLATWAWLKYRPKPAVDPVEANALHGGHLSIRDSAFICSQTMLSNGVGASVGLEAAYAQAGAAIASFAGQRLNLRRADMRTLVGAGAGAAIAAAFGAPLTGAFYAFEIVIGAYTVANLAPVAAAALAAVLVAGRMGGLPYLLKTSTPAVQSWFDYGLYALLGVICAFAGIALMRLVATADRWVGKSKLPKTLRPMVGGAALAVMAMITPQTLSAGHGALHVNLTADLGLKMLVILLAMKALASVVSLSFGFRGGLFFASLFLGVLVGQIFAALTVFVPWLPSLDPTVAALVGLGAFGVAVVGGPFTMSFLVLEATGDFTVAAAALVASLIASALVRETFGYSFSTWRLHLRGETIRSAHDVSWMRPLTAGRMMRKDVKTVQGEATLAEFRRRYPLGSTKRVVILDAAGRYAGIVRTALAYAHPDDSEMTVATLALYADTALLPDQSIKDVMRAFDHTQADELAVVDANHAVIGILSEAYATRRYAEELDKARRELTGEVT